TCCTGCCCATCTCCAGTTCCGCTCATCTGGTACTCGTCCCCTGGCTGTTCAAATGGCAGGATCCGGGCCTCGCATTCGATGTCGCCTTGCATCTGGGCACGCTCCTGGCTCTGCTCGTTTACTACTGGGAGGACTGGATCGCGATGGCGCGGTCGTTCGCCCCCGGAGGCCAGGCGGCAGAACGACGCCTGCTGCAGCTGATAATCGTCGCTTCGGTTCCCGGAGCGATCATGGGTCTGCTTTTCGAGAAGCAGGCCGAGTCGACTTTTCGCTCCCCGCTGCTGATAGCGATCGCAATGACGACGCTCGCGATTCTGCTGTGGTGGTTCGACCGGGTTTCGCCCCAAAAGCGAAAGATGAGCGAAATGACCTATTGGGATGCACTGGCGATTGGATTCAGCCAAGCGCTAGCGCTCATTCCGGGAGTATCTCGTTCCGGGGCAACTATCACGATGGCGCGGGCAGTCAAAATCGACCGCGGCGATTCCGCCAATTTCTCCTTTCTGATGGCGACACCAATCATCGCCGGCGCCGGACTGGTCGAAGCTCGCAAACTGCTCCATGAAGGTTTGGACCTGTCGGTCGCATTGGGCTTCGTCTCCGCCGCGGTTTTTGGCCTTATCGCTATCGTCGTCCTGATTCGGTATGTCCGCATGCACAACTACGCGGTGTTCGTCGTCTATCGGCTGACGGTCGCGGCGCTGGTCATCGCCGTCTTCTTCGCCCGTGGCTGAGAGCCGCGCCTTCGGGATGACGATGGCGGCGCTGTGCACTGTCGCAGCCGCTACGCAGCCGGCCCTAATGCGCTTTGGCGCCACGCGGCTTGACCCCATGCTGTTCGCCGCCGGATGCGCCGTTGTCGCGACGATCTGCGTCCTGCCCGTGGTATATGCGCGGGGCGAGATGGGGATGCTGGTCGGCCGGCGCTACCGGATGCGGCTGCTCGCGATCTCGATAATCGGCACCGTGGTGACGACGCTCACCCTGGTCTTTGGTCTCCGCAGGATCGACGCGGTTGCCGGAACCCTGCTGCTGCAGAGCGAACCGATCTACTCTCTCCTGCTGGCGACGCTGTTCGCCGGCGAACGCCCGACACTTCGCCAACTCGCCGCAACCGCGATCATCGTCGGCGGCATCGCTTCTGCGGTCGGCGCGTCGGGCGGCGCGTATTCGCCGGCCTGGGCGGCAATGCTGGTCGGGATGACACCGTTCTTCTGGCAGGCCTCGCATGTGCTGTCGCTGCCGGCGATGCCGCCGATGTCGCCGATCTGCATGACGGCGGGCCGCTACGGCTACGCTTCGATCGTCCTGACCGTAGCGCTTCTCGCAGCGAATCCGCATGCGCTCGCGCAACTGCGCGAGCCGCTCGTGATTGGCGTGATCGCCGCGACAGGCATCGTCTGCTATTTCCTCGCCTCGCTCGCCTGGTACGCGGCGATCAGCCGGTTGTCGCTGGCATGGACGACCACCCTGGTCATCCCGGGTATCCCGCTGCTCTCGATCCTGTGCGCGATTTTCTTTCTGGGCGAGCATGCAACCCGGCGCGACATTATCGGCATCCTCGTCGCAATCTCCGGCGTGCTGCTGCTCGTGCTTGGCGCCGAGGGCGCCCGCCACAGGGCTGCAACCCCCGCCCAAATCGCAGAGGCGGTCGAGGCGATCCATCAGCCGATGAATTGACCCTTAAGCTGCGACTGAGTTAGCCACGAATTTCCCACTTTGACTCGCCTGGCCTCCAGCTGCCTCCGGCGGTTTGACTAACAATTCCGGCTGGTCTTTAGTTGCTGCGAAGTCCAATGCTCATCGGTGAGCAGCAGACGATTCACGAGGCCGGCGCGTCTTGCGGCGGCAATCAACGTAGAGGAAACGACGATGGCCCGACTGGTGGAACACGAGCGCAACTCTCCGTACGAAATTCCCGAGGGCACTGAATTGCCGGTGTATATCTGTGCCTGCGGACTCTCGAAGAACAAGCCGTTCTGCGACGGCTCGCACAAGCGCACCCGCGACGAAGAAGCCTCGGCGACGTACTGCTACGACGAGGCCGGGCGAATCAAGGTGCAGAAGCAATACTGACGCCGCGCCGCCCGCCGGCGCGTATCTGAGCCCCACAGACCCACCTCTCGCTCGACCGGACCGGCGTTCTCGAGCGCAGGCCTCGCGCCCGGCGCGCAAGGCTGTCGCGCCGCCATCGGCGCCAGCGCGCGCTTCCGTGGCGCGCATCGGCGGGTGCGCGTTCCGCGCCCTGCTCCGCGTCCGCCCGTGCCCTTCGCCGGCGCTTCGCGCGGGCGAACGGCACGGGGGCGATTCCCGGCCGCGATGCTTCCCCCCGCCTGAATCTGTATCCTGATCGCGATGGACGACGCGGCCTCGAGCGCCACCCGGCCCGCACTGCCCTCAGAAGCGACACCGCCTGCGCCACCCGTTGCGCCGCCGGGTGGCGCAGGCGGTGTCGCATGGTTCAGCGATCTCGCTGAACCGCCGCTCGCAATTCTCGTCCTTACCCTGGCCGGTGTGGCGCTCTTCGTGGTCAATCTCGGCGGCTATCCGTTCTACACCAAGGGCGAGCCGCGCGAGGCGGTCACTGTTTTCAACATGCTGCACGGCGGCGGCTTCATCCTGCCATTGCGGGCGGGCGTCGAGGTCCCGTCCAAGCCGCTCCTGATGCACTGGCTGGCGGCGATCGCATCGATCCTCGCCGACGGCGTCAGCGAATGGACCGTCCGCATGCCTTCGGCGCTGTTCGCGATCGGCGGGATGCTCGCGGCTTACCTTTACGTGCGTTGCCTGTTCGACGAGCGGATCGGCTTTCTCGCGGCGCTCATCCTCGGCACCACCGTCCAGTATCTCCAGGCCGGAAGCGGTGCGCGGGTGGACATGACGCTCACCTTCTTTCTCGAAATCGCCTTCTTCGAATTCATCATGATCGCCGAAGGACTGACGGAGCGGAGAATGACGCTCTACTTCGCGATCGCGATGGCCGTGCTGAGCAAGGGGCCGGTGGGCCTGGTCCTGCCGGGGCTAGTCGCTCTCGTGTGGATCGCGGTCGAGCGTCGCTGGAGCGTGTTGCGCGAGATGAGCCTCGTGCGCGGCGCGGCGCTGGTCGCGCTGCTCGCCGGGGGATGGTACGTGGCGGCGGCACTGACGGGCGGAACCGCGTTCGTGCACAAGCAGGTGCTGGCCGAGAATCTCTTCCGCTTCGTACGCAATAACGCCTTCCGCGTGGGCCACCTCCACTCCTATTACTACATGGAAGGGGCGCTGGTGGCCGGATTCATGCCCTGGACGCCGCTCATCCTTATCCTCTTCGTGCAGGCAGCGCGCCGTCCCCGTCGGATGGAGGCGCGCCTGGCGTACCTGATGACGTGGTTTGTGGTGGTGCTGCTCTTCTACAATCTGCCGCAGAGCAAGCGCGGGGTTTATCTGCTCGCGCTCTATCCCGCGCTGGCCACGATGCTGGCGATATACGTCGAGGCGGCGGCCCGCGTGGCGGACGTGTCGTCCGGATGGATTCGCTGGCTCTCGCATCTGGCAGCGGTGTTTTTCGTGATCGTCGGCTTCGACGCCCTGCTCGGCCTGGGGATGCTCGCCTTGGCACCTCGCGCGCTCGAGCTTCTGCTCCGCAGCCTGGGCATCATCCACTACGATTTCGTTCCGCAGCTTGAGCTCGCGGCCGCCGCCCATCCGTTCGTCGGCATGGGGCTCGGTGCGGCGATGATCGCGATCGGAGTCTTGTCCGTGCGCTGCCGCCAGGGCGCCGAGAGCCTGTGCATGACGGTCGCGGGCGGAGCGATCTGCCTCGCGCTTTTGGCGAACATCTTCGTCGTGCCGGCGCTGGCCAACGCGCTTACGCTGAAGCCGTTCACGCGGGAGGCGATGGAGATCGTCGGGACGCGCAGCGTCGGATATATGGGCGCTCTCAACTACGACGTCGCGTATTACAGCGAACGCAATCTGCCGGTGGTGTCCATCTGGAGCGGACCGCGGCCCGACTTTCTGATCGCCTGGCGTGAGGAGTTTCTGCGGCTGCCGCCCGCGATGCGCGCGCAGTTCCGCGCCGTCCTGCTGAGCCATCCAACCGAACTCGACGGCACCGGCGGGATGGTCCTGCTGCGATGCGAGCCCGGCTTCGCTCCGGGCACCCCCGGGCCGCCCGGAGCCGAGCCGCCGCCCAAAACCGAACCGCCCGAATTCGACGTCTGAAGCCGCGAACGCCCGGCGATGGCGACGGACACGAACAACTTCTGGGCGCTCGAGCGCGTGAATCGCCGCCGCCGGGTTGCGCGCCTGGTTGTCTCGCAGATCCTGGTATTCGCGGCGCTGGGATCTGGCTTTGACCTGTCCATGGGAGCGGTGCGCTTCGCGGCGGGACACCCGGCGGGTTTTCCCTGGTGCACTGCCGCCGGTTTGATTTTCGGCATCGGGCAAACGATGCGCACCTACTACGGCGGCCCGGGGATGGTGCTGGGATCGGTTGGCGCCTTCCCGGTCGAGGGTAATGATGCCGAAGACGAGCTTCTGTCCCAAGACAAGCTTCTGCCAGGAAATAAGGTTCTGATCGACGTGACGCGCGAGATGGCGCTAGCCGCGCGCCTGCCGGCGCCGCGCCTGTACATGATCGACGACTCGGCGCCCAATTCGTTCGCCATCGGACGGAATTTCGATGATTCCGTGATTTGCGTGACGCGAGGCCTTGTCGACATGATGGACCGCGAAGAACTGCAGAGCGTGATCGCGCATGAGATGGCGCACATCCGCAGCTACGACATGCGGCTCATGATGCTGGTCACGGCGACGATGCTTGGCAACCTGGGATCGCTCTCGCAAAACCTGTTCGCGCCGATCAACCGCGCAACGACCGCGCTTCTTTCACGCGAGCGCGAGTACCTGGCCGACGCCGCCGCGGTCGAATTCACGCGCAATCCCGCCGGGATGATTCGTGCGTTGGAAAAGATCCGGGATGCGGAGGCACCGCTTAAGCGCGGCGCGCCACCGCACCGCTTTTCCTCGTCGATCCCTTCGAGAGCGCGGGTGGAATCGATGCGGGATTGGCCGGTGAGCTTATGCGAATCCGCTCGCAGACAGATAAATCCGAAGAGCAACTCGACGAGGAAGCCGAAGCGGTGGAAGCCAGCTTCGCCGAGGAGCAATACCGGCTCGACACGACCGGCGAGCAACCGCTGTCGACCCATCCGCCGCTGGCGGAGCGAATCGCGCGTCTGAGGCTCCTCTCCGAGGCCGCCGCCGCCAACTAACTTGCTACTCTTTCCCCGATGGAATAAGGATCTCGTCCGCGTGACTGATGCGGATGAACTGGATACTCCGATGAGCGGAAATTCAGTCGCCAACTCGCGCCCACAAAAATTCTGAGCGGGACAAAATTCTGCACCTCTCCTCCTCAGTTTTGAAGGCGGGCTGGAGTGGCGGTCGAAGTATGAGGTCCCGATCGCGGGGCGCCTACTGCGCCTGGCTGCCCGGCGGAGCGCCGCCTCGATCGGCATCGGATGCTCGCACCACGCCAATTCCGGTTTCATCCAGCGGACCGGTCGCGACCGTGTGCTCGACGTTGAGATCCACCGTCATTATCTGGCTCGCCGCGTTGCTGCGGTACATTCCCTTGAGTGGTGGCACGTCGGCGTAGTCGCGTCCGACGGCCACTCTCACGTGGCGTTCGTCGGTGCGATAGCGATGAGTCGGATCGAAGCCGGTCCATCCCGAGCGCGGCAGCCACGTTTCGATCCATGCATGGCTCGCCTGCTCGCCGAGCGACGCGGCGCCGGCGGACGCTAGCGTGGGCGCGAGATAACCCGAGACGTAGCGGACGGGCACGCCTGCCAGGCGCAGCAGTCCGATGGTCAGATGCGCGAAATCCTGACACACTCCGCTGCCCGTCTTCAGGATGTCGTCCACGCTCGAGTGCACGTGGGTGCGCGCCTTCTGGTAGTCGAACTGGTCGCGCACCCAGGCCACGATGCGCGCGACGTAGCAGCCGACGTCCTCGGTGTCGCCCGGCCGCGCCATCCAGAACAGCTTCTGCAGCCGCTCGCTGAACGGAACGTAATGGCTCGGATTCAGATACTCCCAGTAATCTCTGAGATGAACTTCGTCGTCGCGGAGAAAATCGCGGAACGTCATTTCGGGCCCTGGCTCCGCCAGCGTGTCGGGGCGCTCGACCAGCGAGTGTGCGACGATCGTCAGTTCGCGATGCGGCGCGCTTACCGACACCGAATGCGCGTGATTGCCGAAAAAGTCGCGGTAGGTAATCACGCTCGCGGGCTGGTCGATGCTCAGCTCGAACGAAAGGCATCGCTGCCCGGCCGCGTCAAGCGGCCGCAGCCTCAGTTCGTTGTGCGAGTCGTGCGCCGGCTGGTCGTACACAAACCGGGTCCTGTGGCTTATCTGCAGCAACATCGATTCCGAGCTTACTCGAGCGACATGTAGCGATCGAACACGTGGTCGGACAGTCGTGCACAACCCGCTTCGACGCCGATCAGAAATTCGTGCAGTCCGCTCTCGATGGTCGTGGTGGCCGAACCCCCGTGAAGCATCGCGAGCAACTCCGCGCACGGCTGGGTTTCCGGCGCCGGTTCCCCTTCGCGCGACGCGATCCGTCCAAGCGCCTCGGCCGTCTGGTCGATAGAAAACCGCATCGAGCGCGGAAACGAGGGGTCGAAAACCAGGATCTCGACCACTCTATTAACCTGGATTGCGTTGCCGTATGTCTTGCGAAAGGCCTCGAACGCGGAGGCGCTGCGCAGCACCGCCGCCCACTGGCGAAGATCCGCGGGGCCGCCGATGTCTTCCAGCCGCGGCAGCAGGTAGTGATACTTCACGTCGAGCAGCCGCGACACATTGTCCGGCCGCTCAAGCATCGTGCCCAGCGCGAAGAGATCGTAAGTCAGATCGCGCGGCATCGTGTTCACGATGATTCCTTCGATGGTGTAGAAGTGGCGTTGCAGCTCGGCAAAGAAAGCCGAGACGCCCGCGGCGGCGAGCGTCTGCGCCGACCATCCCTGGGTCTCCAGGTAGAGCCGATTCACCGCCACCCAAAGCTCCGACGAGATCAGATGGCGCAGCGGACTCAGGTTGGCGCGCACCGAATCGATGCAACTCCGGATCGAGGACGGGTTCTCCTGGTCGAAGACGAAGAAGTCGATGACCGACGCCTCGGTGGCATGGGTATGCTTCGTCGCGAACAGCTCCTGCTCGGCGGTGATGCGGACCAGC
This genomic interval from Candidatus Binataceae bacterium contains the following:
- a CDS encoding undecaprenyl-diphosphate phosphatase codes for the protein MISHLQAIILGAVQGLAEFLPISSSAHLVLVPWLFKWQDPGLAFDVALHLGTLLALLVYYWEDWIAMARSFAPGGQAAERRLLQLIIVASVPGAIMGLLFEKQAESTFRSPLLIAIAMTTLAILLWWFDRVSPQKRKMSEMTYWDALAIGFSQALALIPGVSRSGATITMARAVKIDRGDSANFSFLMATPIIAGAGLVEARKLLHEGLDLSVALGFVSAAVFGLIAIVVLIRYVRMHNYAVFVVYRLTVAALVIAVFFARG
- a CDS encoding DMT family transporter, with product MAESRAFGMTMAALCTVAAATQPALMRFGATRLDPMLFAAGCAVVATICVLPVVYARGEMGMLVGRRYRMRLLAISIIGTVVTTLTLVFGLRRIDAVAGTLLLQSEPIYSLLLATLFAGERPTLRQLAATAIIVGGIASAVGASGGAYSPAWAAMLVGMTPFFWQASHVLSLPAMPPMSPICMTAGRYGYASIVLTVALLAANPHALAQLREPLVIGVIAATGIVCYFLASLAWYAAISRLSLAWTTTLVIPGIPLLSILCAIFFLGEHATRRDIIGILVAISGVLLLVLGAEGARHRAATPAQIAEAVEAIHQPMN
- a CDS encoding CDGSH iron-sulfur domain-containing protein, whose amino-acid sequence is MARLVEHERNSPYEIPEGTELPVYICACGLSKNKPFCDGSHKRTRDEEASATYCYDEAGRIKVQKQY
- a CDS encoding glycosyltransferase family 39 protein; the encoded protein is MDDAASSATRPALPSEATPPAPPVAPPGGAGGVAWFSDLAEPPLAILVLTLAGVALFVVNLGGYPFYTKGEPREAVTVFNMLHGGGFILPLRAGVEVPSKPLLMHWLAAIASILADGVSEWTVRMPSALFAIGGMLAAYLYVRCLFDERIGFLAALILGTTVQYLQAGSGARVDMTLTFFLEIAFFEFIMIAEGLTERRMTLYFAIAMAVLSKGPVGLVLPGLVALVWIAVERRWSVLREMSLVRGAALVALLAGGWYVAAALTGGTAFVHKQVLAENLFRFVRNNAFRVGHLHSYYYMEGALVAGFMPWTPLILILFVQAARRPRRMEARLAYLMTWFVVVLLFYNLPQSKRGVYLLALYPALATMLAIYVEAAARVADVSSGWIRWLSHLAAVFFVIVGFDALLGLGMLALAPRALELLLRSLGIIHYDFVPQLELAAAAHPFVGMGLGAAMIAIGVLSVRCRQGAESLCMTVAGGAICLALLANIFVVPALANALTLKPFTREAMEIVGTRSVGYMGALNYDVAYYSERNLPVVSIWSGPRPDFLIAWREEFLRLPPAMRAQFRAVLLSHPTELDGTGGMVLLRCEPGFAPGTPGPPGAEPPPKTEPPEFDV
- a CDS encoding M48 family metalloprotease yields the protein MATDTNNFWALERVNRRRRVARLVVSQILVFAALGSGFDLSMGAVRFAAGHPAGFPWCTAAGLIFGIGQTMRTYYGGPGMVLGSVGAFPVEGNDAEDELLSQDKLLPGNKVLIDVTREMALAARLPAPRLYMIDDSAPNSFAIGRNFDDSVICVTRGLVDMMDREELQSVIAHEMAHIRSYDMRLMMLVTATMLGNLGSLSQNLFAPINRATTALLSREREYLADAAAVEFTRNPAGMIRALEKIRDAEAPLKRGAPPHRFSSSIPSRARVESMRDWPVSLCESARRQINPKSNSTRKPKRWKPASPRSNTGSTRPASNRCRPIRRWRSESRV
- a CDS encoding transglutaminase family protein, with the translated sequence MLLQISHRTRFVYDQPAHDSHNELRLRPLDAAGQRCLSFELSIDQPASVITYRDFFGNHAHSVSVSAPHRELTIVAHSLVERPDTLAEPGPEMTFRDFLRDDEVHLRDYWEYLNPSHYVPFSERLQKLFWMARPGDTEDVGCYVARIVAWVRDQFDYQKARTHVHSSVDDILKTGSGVCQDFAHLTIGLLRLAGVPVRYVSGYLAPTLASAGAASLGEQASHAWIETWLPRSGWTGFDPTHRYRTDERHVRVAVGRDYADVPPLKGMYRSNAASQIMTVDLNVEHTVATGPLDETGIGVVRASDADRGGAPPGSQAQ
- a CDS encoding alpha-E domain-containing protein, with product MLRRIAGSLFWAARYLERAQWRARLVDVNYHLLLEVPPRDLEPWEPLVRITAEQELFATKHTHATEASVIDFFVFDQENPSSIRSCIDSVRANLSPLRHLISSELWVAVNRLYLETQGWSAQTLAAAGVSAFFAELQRHFYTIEGIIVNTMPRDLTYDLFALGTMLERPDNVSRLLDVKYHYLLPRLEDIGGPADLRQWAAVLRSASAFEAFRKTYGNAIQVNRVVEILVFDPSFPRSMRFSIDQTAEALGRIASREGEPAPETQPCAELLAMLHGGSATTTIESGLHEFLIGVEAGCARLSDHVFDRYMSLE